The following coding sequences are from one Formosa haliotis window:
- a CDS encoding adenosylcobalamin-dependent ribonucleoside-diphosphate reductase has product MNVDSLPIPQKTFTQDEAFQAALAYFKGDDLAARVWLNKYALKDSDGNIYEQTPNDMHRRIAKEIARIEARYPNPLSEDEIFDLIKDFKYIVPQGSPMAGIGNPFQIASLSNCFVIGNEGESDSYGGIMKIDQEQVQLMKRRGGVGHDLSHIRPKGSPVKNSALTSTGIVPFMERYSNSTREVAQDGRRGALMLSVSINHPDSEDFINAKLEQGKVTGANVSVRIDDDFMNAVKLNSEYTQKYPIFSKNPQFTRTIQADGIWKKIVHNAWKSAEPGILFWDTIINESVPDCYADFGYKTVSTNPCGEIPLCPYDSCRLLAINLFSYVENPFTKKAAFNFELFSKHIAVAQRIMDDIIDLELEKIDGILAKIDADPELAVVKATERNLWENIRHKAEEGRRTGIGITAEGDMLAALGIQYGSEKGNAFSVEVHKKLAIEAYRASVYTAKERGAFGVFDSELEKNNPFILRLKEADSKLYYDMLEYGRRNIALLTIAPTGTTSLMTQTSSGIEPVFMPVYKRRRKVNPNDKDVRVDFVDEVGDSWEEYVVFHHRFKQWMEVNGFDLSVNYSQKEIDDLIAKSPYHKATSNDVDWLSKVTMQGAVQKWVDHSISVTINLPNDATEELVGQLYLKAWEVGCKGVTVYRDGSRSGVLISNDDKKEEDNEKLTTFPTKRPQILEADVVRFQNNKEKWIAFIGLIDDQPYEVFTGLTDDEDGILIPRWVNEGLIIKNRNEDGSSRYDFQYKNKRGYKTTIEGLSHKFNPEFWNYAKLISSTLRHGMPIDKIVDLINSLQLDSESINTWKNGVVRALKRFVADGTHAKGQTCSNCDSENLIYQEGCLTCKDCGSSKCG; this is encoded by the coding sequence ATGAATGTAGATTCCTTACCTATTCCACAAAAAACATTTACTCAAGATGAAGCTTTTCAAGCAGCGTTAGCCTACTTTAAAGGCGATGATTTAGCAGCAAGAGTTTGGTTAAATAAATATGCACTTAAAGATTCCGATGGAAATATTTACGAGCAAACGCCAAACGATATGCACCGTAGAATAGCAAAGGAAATTGCTAGAATAGAAGCGCGTTATCCGAACCCGTTATCAGAAGATGAGATTTTCGATTTAATTAAAGATTTTAAATATATCGTACCTCAAGGAAGTCCGATGGCAGGAATAGGAAATCCATTTCAAATTGCATCACTTTCCAATTGTTTTGTAATTGGTAATGAAGGAGAGTCAGATTCTTATGGAGGAATCATGAAAATAGACCAGGAGCAAGTACAATTAATGAAACGTCGTGGAGGAGTAGGTCACGATTTATCTCACATTCGTCCTAAAGGATCGCCAGTAAAAAACTCAGCACTTACTTCTACAGGGATAGTGCCGTTTATGGAGCGATATTCAAATTCTACAAGAGAAGTTGCTCAAGATGGTCGCCGTGGTGCTTTAATGTTATCGGTGTCTATTAATCATCCAGATTCAGAAGATTTTATCAATGCAAAATTAGAGCAAGGTAAAGTGACTGGTGCAAATGTATCTGTGCGTATCGATGATGATTTTATGAATGCTGTAAAATTAAATAGCGAGTACACTCAGAAATATCCAATTTTCAGTAAGAATCCTCAGTTTACTAGAACTATTCAAGCCGATGGAATTTGGAAAAAAATTGTACACAATGCTTGGAAATCTGCAGAACCAGGGATCTTATTTTGGGATACCATTATTAATGAATCGGTTCCAGATTGTTATGCCGATTTTGGTTATAAAACCGTGTCGACAAACCCTTGTGGAGAGATTCCTTTATGTCCTTACGATTCTTGTAGATTGCTAGCTATTAACTTATTTTCTTACGTAGAAAATCCGTTTACAAAAAAAGCAGCTTTCAACTTCGAATTATTCAGCAAGCATATTGCGGTAGCACAACGTATCATGGATGATATTATCGATTTAGAATTGGAAAAAATCGATGGAATCTTAGCTAAAATTGACGCCGATCCAGAATTAGCAGTTGTGAAAGCTACAGAAAGAAATCTTTGGGAAAACATAAGGCATAAAGCAGAAGAAGGAAGAAGAACAGGTATTGGAATCACAGCAGAAGGCGATATGTTAGCGGCTTTAGGCATTCAATATGGAAGCGAAAAAGGAAATGCTTTTTCAGTAGAAGTACATAAAAAATTAGCGATAGAAGCTTATAGAGCTTCTGTTTATACTGCAAAAGAGCGTGGTGCTTTTGGCGTGTTTGATTCAGAATTAGAAAAAAATAATCCATTTATCTTACGTTTAAAAGAAGCCGATAGTAAATTGTATTACGACATGCTAGAATATGGTCGTCGTAACATTGCATTATTAACGATAGCGCCTACCGGGACAACGAGTTTAATGACGCAAACAAGCTCTGGAATAGAACCTGTGTTTATGCCAGTATATAAACGTAGACGTAAAGTAAACCCTAACGATAAAGATGTTCGTGTAGATTTTGTTGATGAGGTTGGAGATTCATGGGAAGAGTACGTTGTGTTTCATCACCGATTCAAACAATGGATGGAAGTTAACGGTTTCGACTTGTCTGTAAACTATTCTCAGAAAGAAATAGACGACTTAATAGCAAAATCGCCTTATCATAAAGCAACGTCTAACGATGTAGATTGGTTGAGTAAGGTAACCATGCAAGGTGCTGTTCAAAAATGGGTAGACCACTCTATTAGTGTAACCATTAATTTACCAAACGATGCTACAGAGGAATTAGTTGGTCAATTATACCTAAAAGCTTGGGAAGTTGGTTGTAAAGGAGTTACGGTGTATCGCGACGGTTCACGTTCGGGCGTTTTAATTTCTAACGATGATAAGAAAGAAGAAGACAACGAGAAGTTAACCACATTCCCAACAAAACGACCTCAAATTTTAGAGGCAGATGTTGTTCGTTTTCAGAATAATAAAGAAAAATGGATTGCTTTTATTGGTTTAATCGACGATCAGCCTTACGAAGTATTTACTGGTTTAACAGATGATGAGGACGGTATTTTAATTCCGCGTTGGGTGAATGAAGGATTAATTATTAAAAATAGAAATGAGGACGGCAGTTCACGTTACGATTTTCAGTATAAAAATAAAAGAGGGTATAAAACCACTATTGAAGGTTTATCGCATAAATTTAACCCAGAGTTCTGGAATTATGCTAAGTTAATTTCAAGTACTTTACGTCACGGCATGCCAATAGATAAAATTGTAGACTTAATTAATAGTTTACAATTAGATAGCGAATCTATTAATACCTGGAAAAATGGTGTAGTTAGAGCTTTAAAACGATTTGTAGCCGATGGTACTCATGCTAAAGGACAAACGTGTAGTAACTGT
- a CDS encoding DUF3078 domain-containing protein: MKYYILILFCFSIQFAIAQPDSLFIKKKLVVIDSTATPRWVNKNKAGIDLNEVAFVNWSSGGSNSISAIFHGKSSLVYTYHDFIWNSTLNTRYGINQQESEPLKKTDDLFELNSSVGYKRSKKSKWYYSARLNFKTQFANGYSYPDTSNPISRFMAPGYMFFGGGMEYGKDIKKLSIYISPLTFKATFVLDDNLANSGAFGVTPAVYDDEGNILIPGDKVREELGILVTNYYEAELAKNVTLKSTASFYTDYLNSFGNIDVDWEVFIGFKVNNFIKASLGSHLKYDNDVKTQVVINEDEDEYAEAGAKVQWRQLLGIGFVVDF; encoded by the coding sequence ATGAAATATTATATTTTAATTCTTTTTTGTTTTAGTATTCAGTTTGCTATAGCTCAGCCCGATTCATTATTTATAAAGAAAAAATTAGTGGTCATAGACTCTACGGCTACGCCGAGATGGGTTAATAAAAACAAAGCGGGTATAGATTTAAACGAGGTAGCTTTTGTGAATTGGAGCTCGGGGGGTAGTAATTCTATTTCAGCTATATTTCATGGTAAGTCTTCTCTGGTGTATACCTATCATGATTTTATTTGGAATAGTACCTTAAATACAAGATACGGGATTAACCAACAAGAGAGTGAGCCTTTAAAAAAGACCGATGATTTGTTTGAATTAAATTCATCTGTAGGGTATAAACGGTCTAAGAAATCCAAGTGGTATTATTCCGCGCGATTAAATTTTAAAACGCAATTTGCAAACGGATATTCTTATCCAGACACTTCGAATCCAATTTCTCGTTTTATGGCACCCGGTTATATGTTTTTCGGGGGTGGTATGGAATATGGTAAGGATATAAAAAAACTATCTATTTATATATCGCCTTTAACGTTTAAAGCAACCTTTGTTTTAGACGATAATTTAGCTAATTCGGGAGCTTTTGGGGTTACGCCAGCCGTTTACGATGATGAAGGAAATATTTTAATTCCTGGAGACAAGGTGAGAGAGGAATTAGGTATATTGGTCACCAATTATTACGAAGCAGAACTTGCTAAAAATGTCACTTTAAAAAGTACAGCTAGTTTTTATACTGATTATTTAAACAGTTTTGGAAATATAGATGTAGATTGGGAAGTTTTTATCGGGTTTAAAGTGAATAACTTTATAAAGGCATCTTTAGGGTCGCATCTTAAATACGATAACGATGTGAAAACGCAGGTTGTTATTAATGAAGACGAAGATGAGTATGCCGAAGCAGGAGCTAAAGTACAGTGGCGTCAGCTTTTAGGTATTGGTTTTGTCGTAGATTTCTAA
- a CDS encoding AIR synthase related protein has protein sequence MSQEVSKRYAQRGVSASKSDVHNAIKNIDKGLFPNAFCKIVPDYLSQDEAYCLIMHADGAGTKSALAYMYWKETGDISVWKGIAQDALIMNIDDLLCVGAVDNIMLSSTIGRNKNVIPGEVLSAIINGTEELIEDLKEFGVTIHSTGGETADVGDLVRTIIVDSTVTARMKREDVIDNANIKAGDVIVGLESFGQATYEKEYNGGMGSNGLTSARHDVFHSYLAEKFPESFDAAVPSDLVYSGQMKLTDAVQDAPLDAGKLVLSPTRTYAPIIKAILSKYTKAEIHGMVHCSGGAQTKILHFINQFHVVKDNLFPIPPLFKLIQEQSKTDWKEMYQVFNCGHRMEIYVSPEIAEDIISISKSFNVNAQIIGRVEASDRKHLTIKSEFGQFEYE, from the coding sequence ATGAGTCAAGAAGTCAGTAAGCGATATGCACAACGAGGAGTTTCGGCTTCAAAATCGGATGTACATAATGCTATAAAAAATATTGATAAAGGATTGTTTCCTAATGCATTTTGTAAAATAGTACCAGATTATTTATCGCAAGATGAGGCGTATTGTTTAATTATGCACGCCGATGGTGCAGGTACAAAAAGTGCGTTAGCTTATATGTATTGGAAAGAAACAGGAGATATTTCTGTTTGGAAAGGGATCGCACAAGATGCCTTGATTATGAATATAGACGATTTGTTATGTGTAGGTGCTGTAGATAATATTATGTTGTCTTCAACCATAGGACGTAATAAAAATGTTATTCCAGGCGAAGTGCTTTCAGCAATTATAAATGGTACCGAAGAATTGATTGAAGATTTAAAAGAATTCGGAGTTACTATTCATTCTACAGGAGGGGAAACTGCCGATGTAGGTGACTTGGTCCGTACCATTATTGTAGATTCAACAGTTACAGCACGAATGAAACGCGAAGATGTTATAGATAATGCAAACATTAAGGCAGGCGATGTAATTGTGGGACTGGAGTCTTTTGGACAAGCAACTTACGAAAAGGAATATAATGGCGGTATGGGTAGTAACGGATTAACATCTGCAAGACACGATGTGTTCCATAGCTATTTAGCCGAAAAGTTTCCGGAAAGTTTTGATGCCGCTGTGCCAAGTGATTTGGTGTATTCTGGACAGATGAAATTAACAGATGCGGTACAAGATGCTCCTTTAGACGCTGGTAAATTGGTATTATCGCCAACGCGTACGTATGCGCCTATTATAAAAGCAATTCTATCAAAATATACAAAAGCCGAAATTCATGGAATGGTACACTGTTCTGGGGGTGCGCAAACTAAAATATTACATTTTATTAATCAATTTCATGTGGTTAAAGATAATTTGTTTCCTATTCCACCGTTATTTAAATTAATTCAGGAGCAATCTAAAACAGATTGGAAAGAAATGTATCAGGTGTTTAACTGTGGTCATCGTATGGAGATTTATGTCTCACCGGAAATTGCAGAAGATATCATTTCAATTTCGAAATCCTTTAATGTAAATGCTCAAATTATTGGTCGCGTTGAAGCTTCAGATCGTAAACATTTAACTATAAAAAGTGAGTTTGGCCAATTTGAATATGAGTAA
- a CDS encoding glutamine synthetase III family protein, giving the protein MAILRFHALKQTLNRVPIYIEEKERRSSIFGLNVFNEASMRQYLTKAAFNQVMDASVKGSKIDRLVADHIATGMKEWAISKGATHYTHWFQPLTGATAEKHDAFFETIGDGSAIEKFGGGELVQQEPDASSFPNGGIRNTFEARGYTAWDPTSPAFIYGTTLCIPTVFVSYTGEALDYKTPLLRALQAVDSAAVAVCKYFDKNVKKVNASLGWEQEYFLIDKALVASRPDIVVTGRTLLGHSSAKGQQLDDHYFGTIPKRAMSFMRDLEHECMLLGIPVKTRHNEVAPNQFELAPIFEEANLAVDHNSLLMDLMDRIAEHHNFKVLFHEKPFAGVNGSGKHNNWSLSTDTGVNLLAPGKTPMSNLQFLTFFINTIKAVHDNEELLRAAIASASNDHRLGANEAPPAIISVFIGEQLTNVLSELKNVTSGKLSPEEKTELKLNVVGKIPEIMLDNTDRNRTSPFAFTGNKFEFRAVGSKANCANPMTVLNSIVAKQLIDFKAEVDILIDKKDMKKDDAVFNVLREYIKKSKNILFEGNGYGEAWEKEAKKRGLSNNKSTPEALKVRVSKKSLDLFESLGVMNRVESEARYEIEMEDYVHRIQIEGRILGDIARNHIVPTAVRYQNILIENVKGLKEIYGDTFKTVAKEQLALIEEISGHIESINSKVTKMIGERKAVNQETDIEKKALAYCYNVKPMFTDIRYHCDKLELLVDDELWPLTKYRELLFTR; this is encoded by the coding sequence ATGGCCATATTAAGATTTCATGCGTTAAAGCAAACATTAAATAGAGTACCTATTTATATAGAAGAAAAGGAAAGACGATCAAGTATTTTTGGTCTAAATGTCTTTAATGAAGCCTCTATGCGTCAATATTTAACCAAGGCAGCTTTTAATCAAGTTATGGATGCTAGTGTTAAAGGTTCGAAGATAGATCGCTTGGTCGCCGACCATATTGCTACAGGAATGAAAGAATGGGCAATATCTAAAGGCGCGACACATTATACGCATTGGTTTCAGCCTTTAACAGGAGCTACGGCCGAAAAACACGATGCTTTTTTTGAAACTATTGGAGATGGTTCTGCCATTGAAAAATTTGGTGGAGGTGAGTTAGTACAACAAGAACCAGACGCATCTAGCTTTCCTAACGGTGGAATAAGAAATACATTTGAAGCTCGTGGTTATACGGCTTGGGATCCAACTTCGCCGGCTTTTATATATGGTACTACACTTTGTATTCCAACCGTTTTTGTGTCGTATACCGGTGAAGCATTAGATTATAAAACTCCGCTTTTACGAGCTTTGCAAGCGGTAGATAGTGCAGCTGTAGCGGTGTGTAAGTATTTTGATAAGAATGTAAAAAAGGTAAATGCGTCGTTAGGATGGGAGCAAGAATATTTTTTAATAGATAAAGCTTTGGTGGCTTCGCGTCCAGACATTGTAGTTACCGGACGTACCTTATTAGGACATTCTTCTGCAAAGGGACAGCAATTAGACGATCATTATTTTGGGACCATACCTAAACGTGCTATGTCTTTTATGCGGGATTTAGAGCACGAATGTATGTTGTTAGGGATTCCTGTTAAAACACGTCATAACGAAGTTGCGCCTAATCAGTTTGAGTTAGCACCTATTTTTGAAGAAGCTAATTTGGCTGTAGACCATAATTCGCTGTTAATGGATTTAATGGATAGAATTGCAGAGCATCATAACTTTAAAGTGCTTTTTCATGAAAAGCCGTTTGCCGGTGTAAATGGATCTGGGAAACACAATAACTGGAGCTTAAGCACAGATACAGGTGTAAATCTTTTGGCGCCAGGAAAAACGCCAATGAGTAACCTTCAATTTTTAACCTTTTTTATTAACACGATAAAAGCGGTTCACGATAATGAAGAATTACTTCGTGCTGCCATTGCTTCGGCAAGTAACGATCATAGGTTAGGGGCTAACGAAGCACCTCCGGCTATTATATCGGTATTTATTGGCGAGCAATTAACCAATGTGCTCAGCGAGCTTAAAAATGTGACTAGCGGGAAATTATCGCCCGAAGAGAAAACGGAATTAAAGCTTAATGTGGTAGGGAAAATCCCAGAGATTATGCTCGATAATACCGATAGAAATAGAACTTCTCCGTTTGCCTTTACAGGAAATAAATTTGAATTCCGTGCAGTGGGGTCTAAAGCAAATTGTGCTAACCCTATGACGGTATTAAATTCTATAGTCGCAAAACAACTTATCGATTTTAAAGCTGAAGTTGATATCCTTATAGATAAGAAGGATATGAAAAAAGATGATGCTGTATTTAATGTGTTACGAGAGTATATAAAGAAGTCTAAAAATATCCTTTTTGAAGGAAATGGCTACGGTGAAGCTTGGGAGAAAGAAGCTAAAAAACGTGGGTTAAGTAACAATAAATCGACTCCAGAAGCTTTAAAAGTAAGAGTATCTAAAAAATCTTTAGATCTTTTTGAAAGTTTAGGGGTTATGAATAGAGTGGAGTCTGAAGCGCGTTACGAAATCGAGATGGAAGATTACGTGCATCGTATTCAAATAGAAGGACGTATTCTGGGCGATATTGCTAGAAATCATATTGTGCCTACAGCTGTACGTTACCAAAATATCTTAATTGAAAATGTAAAAGGATTAAAAGAGATTTATGGCGATACGTTTAAAACGGTTGCTAAAGAACAGTTGGCGCTTATAGAAGAAATTTCGGGGCATATCGAGTCTATTAATTCTAAAGTGACTAAAATGATAGGCGAGCGTAAAGCAGTGAATCAAGAAACCGACATTGAAAAGAAAGCACTAGCATACTGTTATAATGTAAAGCCTATGTTTACAGATATTCGTTACCACTGCGACAAGCTCGAATTGTTGGTTGATGATGAGTTGTGGCCACTTACTAAATATAGAGAGCTATTGTTTACCAGATAA
- a CDS encoding glutamine synthetase beta-grasp domain-containing protein, translated as MAKIKLEYLWLDGYFPTQNLRSKTKVEEHEDFKGTLEEIGNWSFDGSSTRQAEGGSSDCLLVPVAIYPDPDRINGYLVMTEVMNADGTPHVSNGRATIDDEDDDFWFGFEQEYFIMDTKTQLPLGFPIGGYPAPQGMYYCSVGGKNTHGRDLVEEHADLCIEAGLNFEGINQEVACGQWEFQLFAKGAKKAGDEIWIARYLLDRLTEKYGYYIEYHPKPLGKDMDWNGSGMHANFSNSTLRTCGDKEVYAAICEAFRPVVKEHIAVYGEFNDQRLTGLHETAAITDFSWGVSDRGASIRIPLIAVEKGYKGWLEDRRPASNADPYKIAARIIKTVKSAKL; from the coding sequence ATGGCTAAGATTAAATTAGAGTACCTTTGGTTAGATGGGTACTTTCCAACTCAAAATTTGAGAAGCAAAACTAAAGTAGAAGAGCACGAAGACTTTAAAGGGACTTTAGAAGAAATAGGAAACTGGTCTTTCGACGGTTCTTCAACAAGACAAGCAGAAGGAGGATCTTCTGACTGTTTATTAGTGCCTGTTGCCATTTACCCAGACCCAGATCGTATTAACGGTTACTTAGTAATGACCGAAGTTATGAACGCAGACGGAACACCTCACGTGTCTAACGGTAGAGCTACTATTGATGATGAAGATGATGATTTCTGGTTTGGTTTTGAGCAAGAATACTTTATTATGGATACTAAAACACAACTTCCTTTAGGATTCCCTATTGGTGGTTACCCTGCTCCTCAAGGTATGTACTACTGTTCTGTAGGTGGAAAAAACACTCACGGTAGAGACTTAGTTGAAGAGCACGCTGATTTATGTATCGAAGCTGGCTTAAACTTTGAAGGTATTAACCAAGAAGTTGCTTGTGGACAATGGGAATTCCAATTATTCGCAAAAGGTGCTAAAAAAGCTGGAGATGAAATTTGGATTGCTAGATATTTATTAGACCGTTTAACTGAAAAGTATGGCTACTATATCGAGTATCACCCAAAACCTCTAGGTAAAGATATGGACTGGAATGGTTCTGGTATGCACGCAAACTTCTCTAACAGTACATTAAGAACTTGTGGAGATAAAGAAGTTTACGCTGCTATTTGTGAAGCTTTCCGCCCAGTGGTTAAAGAACACATTGCTGTTTACGGAGAGTTTAACGACCAACGTTTAACAGGTTTACACGAAACTGCTGCTATTACAGACTTCTCTTGGGGAGTTTCAGATAGAGGAGCTTCTATCCGTATTCCATTAATCGCTGTTGAAAAAGGATACAAAGGATGGTTAGAAGACCGTCGTCCAGCTTCAAACGCAGATCCATACAAGATTGCTGCTAGAATTATAAAAACAGTTAAGTCTGCAAAATTATAA
- a CDS encoding ISAon1 family transposase yields the protein MQRQYKDYLSDFKSWDQKSHARNWMLFPQNIGGYLSLDETAFSNGDLYTIITNKSAKGKTGAIIAMVKGTKAETVINILRKIPLKQRSKVKEVTLDMAGNMGLIVKKSFPNATLVIDRFHVQKLALDALQEIRIKHRWDAIDLENDAIEKARSKSLKFTPELLKNGDTLKQLLARSRYLLYKSSSKWTKNQSQRAEVLFQRYPDLEKAYNLCQNLSWIFNNSKDKTSALIRLAKWDEKVRKAEFKSFNTIARTMSIHYKNILNYFDNRSTNASAESFNAKIKAFRAQFRGVRNIDFFLFRLASIYA from the coding sequence ATGCAAAGACAATATAAAGATTATTTAAGTGACTTTAAATCTTGGGATCAAAAGTCGCATGCAAGAAATTGGATGTTATTTCCTCAAAACATCGGGGGTTACCTTTCATTGGACGAAACAGCTTTCTCCAATGGTGATTTATATACCATAATAACAAATAAATCCGCAAAAGGAAAGACAGGAGCTATAATAGCAATGGTAAAAGGAACCAAAGCTGAAACGGTTATTAATATACTACGCAAAATCCCTCTAAAACAAAGAAGTAAGGTTAAGGAAGTAACTTTAGATATGGCTGGAAATATGGGACTGATAGTTAAGAAATCATTCCCCAATGCGACATTGGTTATAGATCGTTTCCATGTTCAAAAATTAGCACTAGATGCATTACAAGAGATTAGAATTAAGCATAGATGGGATGCTATAGACCTAGAAAACGATGCTATAGAAAAAGCAAGAAGTAAATCCCTGAAGTTTACCCCTGAACTCCTTAAAAATGGAGATACACTCAAACAGTTACTCGCTAGAAGCAGATATTTACTATACAAATCAAGTTCAAAATGGACTAAAAATCAATCTCAAAGAGCGGAAGTTCTATTTCAGAGATATCCAGATTTAGAAAAGGCATATAATCTATGTCAGAACTTATCATGGATATTTAATAATTCAAAAGATAAAACATCTGCATTAATTAGACTAGCGAAATGGGATGAAAAAGTAAGAAAAGCGGAGTTTAAAAGCTTTAATACAATAGCAAGAACCATGTCTATTCATTACAAAAATATACTAAATTATTTCGATAACAGAAGTACAAACGCATCGGCTGAATCTTTCAATGCTAAAATAAAAGCTTTTAGAGCACAATTTAGAGGTGTCAGAAATATAGATTTTTTCTTATTTAGACTAGCATCTATTTATGCGTAA
- a CDS encoding ISAon1 family transposase N-terminal region protein — MSSDTLLSIANLLLPEVLVTYFDLTKHEVKAEEIHFYFTELNNAPLDHKDEKLHSKGFFPEASIQDFPIRGKNVFLHITRRRWINQDTNKVVTRDWKLVAKGTRMTSEFAAFLKELY; from the coding sequence ATGTCCTCAGACACTCTATTATCAATTGCTAATTTATTACTTCCAGAAGTTTTAGTAACCTATTTTGACTTAACTAAGCATGAGGTTAAAGCTGAAGAAATTCATTTTTATTTCACAGAACTAAACAATGCACCATTGGATCATAAAGATGAAAAACTACACTCTAAAGGTTTTTTTCCAGAAGCTAGTATTCAGGATTTCCCCATAAGAGGTAAGAATGTTTTCTTACATATCACTAGACGAAGATGGATTAATCAAGACACTAATAAAGTGGTTACAAGGGATTGGAAATTAGTAGCAAAAGGCACTAGAATGACTAGTGAATTTGCTGCTTTTTTAAAAGAACTCTATTAG
- a CDS encoding calcium/sodium antiporter — MSLLWVILGLLLLVVGGEFLVRSSVALSFKLKISKLVIGMTVVSFATSAPELLVSLQAALDGASDIALGNVIGSNIANIGLVLGITAIISPLTVDRGFYKLNWPVMMLLSVVLYFFLKSGNVLDLWEGAALFVSLVIFLVVLIKSSAKDKIAVEDVDDTLQSTSNFKIFLWLLIGGAALYYGSEWLVKGAIEMATALGVSERVISVTMVAIGTSVPELAASVIAALKKEKAISLGNLIGSNIFNIACVLGITSMIQPINVNSPAILTTDIFWMLGFSAILIPLVFLPKRFELSRLKGAFIFVAYLVFLYTTFM; from the coding sequence ATGAGTTTACTTTGGGTTATTTTAGGATTATTGTTATTGGTTGTAGGGGGTGAGTTTCTGGTGCGCTCGTCGGTAGCATTATCGTTTAAATTAAAAATCTCAAAATTAGTCATAGGTATGACGGTGGTGTCTTTTGCGACATCGGCACCCGAACTTTTAGTGAGCTTACAAGCGGCCTTAGACGGAGCTTCAGATATTGCATTAGGAAACGTAATTGGATCGAACATCGCCAATATAGGATTGGTGCTAGGAATCACGGCAATTATTTCTCCGCTTACCGTAGATCGCGGCTTTTATAAATTAAATTGGCCGGTTATGATGTTGCTGTCTGTAGTGCTTTATTTCTTCTTGAAAAGTGGAAATGTCCTTGATTTATGGGAGGGAGCAGCGCTTTTTGTATCGTTAGTTATTTTCTTAGTGGTATTAATTAAAAGCTCTGCAAAAGATAAAATTGCTGTTGAAGATGTAGATGATACGTTACAGAGTACGTCAAATTTTAAAATATTTTTATGGTTGTTAATAGGTGGGGCTGCACTATATTATGGTAGTGAATGGCTTGTAAAGGGCGCTATAGAAATGGCTACTGCTTTAGGTGTTAGCGAGCGTGTAATTTCTGTTACCATGGTAGCCATTGGTACAAGTGTACCGGAATTAGCGGCCTCGGTTATTGCGGCTTTAAAGAAAGAAAAAGCTATTTCGTTAGGGAATTTAATTGGTTCTAATATTTTTAATATTGCTTGTGTATTGGGCATTACATCTATGATTCAGCCTATAAATGTAAATAGCCCAGCAATTCTTACTACAGATATTTTTTGGATGTTAGGTTTCTCGGCCATTCTAATTCCCCTCGTGTTTTTACCTAAACGTTTTGAGTTAAGCCGACTAAAAGGTGCTTTTATTTTTGTAGCCTATTTGGTGTTTTTATACACCACATTTATGTAG
- a CDS encoding BlaI/MecI/CopY family transcriptional regulator has translation MQKLTNKEEEIMHILWKLERAFVKDVLHEIKEDKPHYNTLSTIIRHLEEKGYVGYTAYGKTHQYYPLVTKEAYRKRFMNNAIEHYFNNSYKNVVSFFAKEEKISVEELKEIIKVIEKNN, from the coding sequence ATGCAAAAACTCACCAATAAAGAAGAAGAAATAATGCACATTTTATGGAAGCTAGAGCGTGCCTTTGTAAAAGATGTGTTACACGAAATAAAAGAAGACAAGCCGCATTACAACACCCTATCTACTATAATTAGACATTTAGAAGAGAAAGGATATGTGGGATATACTGCCTACGGAAAAACCCATCAATACTATCCATTGGTAACTAAAGAAGCTTATAGAAAACGATTTATGAATAATGCTATTGAACATTATTTTAATAATTCGTATAAAAATGTAGTGTCATTTTTTGCGAAGGAAGAAAAAATTAGCGTCGAAGAACTAAAAGAAATAATTAAAGTAATAGAAAAAAACAATTAG